A single window of Thalassoroseus pseudoceratinae DNA harbors:
- the istB gene encoding IS21-like element helper ATPase IstB: protein MKSQQTKSTVLLHHHLKALRLPTMLRECEKIASVCSHDNIDHLGFLLKLCELELIDREKRSTERRLKAAQFPQHKTLDDFDFSAQPSLNRVLISELLRGEYIDRREVIILIGNPGTGKTHIATALGLAACHQGRRVRFYRVTELVTQLMEAREERQLLKLKKQLGKWDVLILDELGYVPTSKVGAELLFDVISTAYERQSVIVTTNLPFEQWTEVLGSERLTGAVLDRLTHRCHILEATGPSYRLQDAQRRREQPAKPKPPE from the coding sequence ATGAAATCTCAACAGACCAAGAGCACTGTGTTGCTCCATCATCATCTCAAAGCATTGCGGTTGCCGACGATGCTCCGTGAATGCGAGAAGATCGCGAGTGTGTGTTCTCACGACAACATCGATCACTTGGGCTTTCTGCTCAAACTCTGCGAGTTGGAACTGATCGACCGCGAGAAACGCTCGACCGAACGGCGTCTCAAAGCGGCGCAGTTCCCACAGCACAAAACACTCGATGACTTTGATTTCTCAGCTCAGCCATCGCTCAATCGGGTGTTGATCTCAGAGCTATTGCGGGGAGAGTACATTGACCGCCGCGAGGTGATCATTCTGATCGGCAACCCCGGCACGGGAAAAACGCATATCGCCACTGCACTCGGGTTGGCCGCCTGTCATCAAGGCCGCCGCGTGCGGTTCTATCGTGTGACCGAACTGGTCACCCAACTAATGGAAGCCCGCGAAGAACGCCAACTGCTCAAACTCAAGAAGCAGCTAGGAAAATGGGACGTGCTCATCCTCGATGAACTCGGCTATGTGCCGACGAGTAAAGTCGGAGCGGAACTCTTGTTCGATGTGATCAGCACCGCCTACGAGCGGCAAAGCGTGATCGTGACGACGAACCTACCATTCGAGCAGTGGACCGAAGTGCTCGGCAGCGAACGCCTCACCGGAGCCGTGCTCGATCGGCTCACGCACCGCTGCCACATCCTGGAAGCGACCGGCCCCAGCTACCGACTCCAAGACGCCCAGCGACGCCGAGAACAACCGGCAAAACCCAAGCCACCCGAATAA
- the istA gene encoding IS21 family transposase, whose product MTMWTEIRRLVLTGQKSKRAICREYEIHWKTLQKILTHEEPPGYRQSKPRPRPKLDPFVPMIHEMLKSDRTSPPKQRHTAKRVFDRLREEHGYTGGLTVVQEEVRRWREQSAEVFMPLSQLPGTAQADFGEAQVILNGEPTKVAYFVMSLPYSDAFFCQVFPKECTETFQEGHCRAFEFFGGVPKRISYDNSKIAVSRIVGKRGETPTREFLRLESHFLFEHHFCLVRRPNEKGHTENLVGFARRNFMVPMPVVNDLEEFNQELVRRCEADLQRRLRGQPARKAELLKDDQAAFLALPKSAFESRRLEGCRANSLSLVRFDCNDYSVPTAYGHQRVLAIGGISEVRFVVGDRVVARHPRDWRKEQVHYDPKHYLALLERKPGSLDFAKPFEDWPLPSCFAILRRRLEGELGSQGRREFIQVLRLLETYSLKTLADALDRALKIGAFTVDAIRLLAECSQEQPAKWFRLDGRPHLQGHDVPLPKLNVYATLTSGGAR is encoded by the coding sequence ATGACCATGTGGACCGAGATTCGCCGATTGGTGCTGACGGGACAGAAGAGCAAACGGGCGATCTGCCGCGAATACGAGATTCATTGGAAGACACTCCAGAAGATTCTCACGCATGAGGAACCGCCGGGTTATCGGCAATCGAAGCCGCGGCCCAGGCCGAAGCTCGATCCGTTTGTGCCGATGATTCATGAGATGCTGAAGTCCGACCGGACCTCGCCGCCGAAGCAGCGGCATACCGCCAAGCGAGTGTTTGATCGGTTGCGAGAAGAGCATGGTTACACGGGTGGCTTGACCGTGGTGCAAGAAGAGGTCCGGCGGTGGCGGGAGCAAAGTGCGGAAGTCTTCATGCCGCTCTCGCAGTTGCCGGGGACGGCTCAGGCGGACTTCGGCGAGGCCCAGGTCATCTTGAATGGCGAGCCGACGAAGGTGGCGTACTTTGTGATGTCGCTGCCGTACAGCGATGCGTTCTTCTGTCAGGTGTTTCCGAAGGAGTGCACGGAAACATTTCAGGAAGGTCACTGCCGAGCGTTTGAGTTCTTTGGAGGCGTACCCAAACGCATCAGCTATGACAACAGCAAGATCGCCGTTAGTCGGATCGTCGGCAAGCGAGGCGAGACGCCGACTCGAGAGTTTCTGCGACTGGAGAGTCATTTCCTGTTCGAGCACCACTTCTGTTTGGTCCGCAGACCGAACGAGAAGGGACACACTGAAAATCTCGTCGGCTTTGCGAGACGCAACTTTATGGTGCCAATGCCAGTCGTGAACGACTTAGAAGAGTTCAATCAAGAACTAGTGCGTCGCTGTGAAGCTGATCTTCAGCGAAGGCTCAGAGGTCAACCGGCGAGAAAAGCCGAATTGCTGAAAGACGATCAAGCGGCGTTCCTCGCATTGCCGAAGTCGGCGTTTGAATCGCGGCGGTTAGAAGGTTGCCGAGCGAATTCGCTCTCACTCGTCCGCTTTGATTGTAATGACTATTCGGTGCCGACGGCCTATGGTCATCAGCGGGTTCTAGCGATCGGTGGCATCAGTGAAGTGCGGTTTGTGGTCGGCGATCGTGTCGTTGCTCGGCATCCACGGGACTGGCGTAAAGAACAAGTGCACTATGATCCCAAGCACTATCTAGCACTGCTGGAACGTAAACCGGGATCACTCGACTTTGCCAAACCCTTCGAGGATTGGCCGCTGCCGAGTTGTTTTGCGATCTTGCGCAGACGCCTCGAAGGCGAACTCGGTTCGCAGGGACGTCGCGAGTTCATTCAAGTCCTGCGGCTGTTAGAAACATACTCACTCAAGACACTAGCAGACGCATTAGACCGAGCGCTCAAGATCGGTGCGTTCACAGTCGATGCCATCCGATTGCTAGCCGAGTGTTCTCAGGAACAACCGGCGAAGTGGTTCCGTCTGGATGGTCGACCGCACCTTCAAGGCCATGATGTTCCGCTCCCCAAACTCAATGTGTATGCCACGCTCACTAGTGGAGGTGCGCGATGA